From the Xiphophorus hellerii strain 12219 chromosome 20, Xiphophorus_hellerii-4.1, whole genome shotgun sequence genome, the window CTCTGTAGTCAGCTAGTAAACTTGGATTTGATTGtgtagcagtaaaaaaaaagagacagagacaaaaaaaaaaggaggtttTGGGAAGTCTGTcgataaagaataaaaataaaagctaagtCGCATGTTTTCTGTTAACTTTGGGGTTTATACACACAGTCATTTCATCCAAGGCTTAATAAGATTGTCTCCGCTTTCATTTCCTCTTACAGAGCGCTGAGGGCTACAATATGAGCATCCCAATGCCTGGCCACCCAGTGAATTTCTCTCAGGCTACGCTTTCCCAGGCCCAGAAAGATGTGGTGCAGCTGGAGAAGCTCATTTCAGAACATGATGTGGTGTTTTTGCTCATGGACACAAGGGAGAGCCGCTGGCTGCCCACTGTTATAGCTGCCAGCAAGAGAAAGGTAAGAAAGGAACAGTGCAGCATGTGAAATGAACTCACACCAGTGGCTTGGGGTTGAAGCTCAGGAGCAATTAAAGCTCCATTTCATTTTACATACGAACAACGACTGACATAATAACACGCATTGTCAAAGTGTACACCTGCAGTGGAGTACACTGAGCAAATTATCATAATGCTTTCTGAGGCTTTTTGGCCACTTTTAACTCATTAGTGCGTATTGTACATTTGATGGGCGGCTCTCTTCCACCACTGTTGTCACAGGAAACAGCTGTTTACAGCACAAAGGTCTGACGAAGGGTTTTTCATTTTAGACACTACAGAAAACCTTTTACTATAAGAATTTACACTGGCTTTATGTCAGCAATGgctcttaaaatataaaacaccaCGTGTTGTGAACATGTTGTGAAAATTACATCGTGTGAAAGCCTATGTGAATTACCTTGGATTGACAATAAACCTATTGTAAGCAAATTTGNNNNNNNNNNNNNNNNNNNNNNNNNNNNNNNNNNNNNNNNNNNNNNNNNNNNNNNNNNNNNNNNNNNNNNNNNNNNNNNNNNNNNNNNNNNNNNNNNNNNNNNNNNNNNNNNNNNNNNNNNNNNNNNNNNNNNNNNNNNNNNNNNNNNNNNNNNNNNNNNNNNNNNNNNNNNNNNNNNNNNNNNNNNNNNNNNNNNNNNNNNNNNNNNNNNNNNNNNNNNNNNNNNNNNNNNNNNNNNNNNNNNNNNNNNNNNNNNNNNNNNNNNNNNNNNNNNNNNNNNNNNNNNNNNNNNNNNNNNNNNNNNNNNNNNNNNNNNNNNNNNNNNNNNNNNNNNNNNNNNNNNNNNNNNNNNNNNNNNNNNNNNNNNNNNNNNNNNNNNNNNNNNNNNNNNNNNNNNNNNNNNNNNNNNNNNNNNNNNNNNNNNNNNNNNNNNNNNNNNNNNNNNNNNNNNNNNNNNNNNNNNNNNNNNNNNNNNNNNNNNNNNNNNNNNNNNNNNNNNCGCTAAATGCAACATTGTACTTCCCTGGTTTGGTTGCAGCACTTCTATAATCACGTTATGCAGTAATTGATCAGGGTTTGTGACCATTACTTGCAGTATATAGATAGAGATCTTAGAAGAACAAAGGAAATTGTTGCTGCGACGGTCATTACTCTGCTTTTACTTACTTAACACTGAAGTGTGACTCATACTATTccattttcttattatttattataataaatcagTTCTATTGAGCATAAAGTCAGGAACTTGTGTTACTCCTCCTATTTTGGTGCACAGTGAAGTGTTTACTATGctgattagtttttttaatggatGGCTCAGCTGAGCAGTCGCTGGGCCTTTTGTGAGATGAGGctgctttttttattcagctctTGTTATTAGAGGCAGTGCACATTATAAAGCCTTGCTTTTGTTAACTAAGTTAACTAATATGCTCTTTTTCTGTAGAGTTGGTGTTTTAGATGACACTAAAAACCAGATCATTGTAGACAAATAAGAGAGCACAGACACAGAAAGCATTCACAATGATAAATTCTTGAAGTTAATCATTAACAGACTGACAGTTGAAGTTAGAGAAGTAAACAAATGAGGTGAAGAAGAGTCCTAAGTCACTGATTCCATGCACACTACCATCCTTGTATTAATTTTGGTATTATTTGGAAGTAAGCAAAGTTTTAGAGTTGACAGAGCCGACTTTCTTAGAGGCCACTATATCAACTATATCAGAGTTATTTTGGTTGCCttcaatttttaatttgtgtcggtttaaactaaaacatttgcagATTGAAAATTACTGAATATAAACATTCATTTCAATGTCTTTTTACACAgttgatctgtttttttcttactgcgTAGCTTCAGCCAAGACATTATGAACTGTTATAACACAGGAGTGAAAACAGaaggacatttaaaatgcaaaggCTGCAGATTGATGGGCAGTCATAGTAAAAATAAAGGATGTCCTCTGTCAGCTGCATTGTTCTGATGAATAAAGGATCTGATTTTTGCCACGCACCACAGGTTGAAGCAGAAAATGGACATTTTTCCtactattaaataaatatcttagAAACTGTATATACAAATGATACAAAGCCAAAGACCATGTCATACATTGCTTTTCTAATGTTGATTCTGTTTGGCTGCCCTCATCACTCCTCCTAAGAATCATCTGTTAGTGACCTATCAGgtcatcaaatgtttttttttattattattatgcctGTACAGAACTAGATTGTGCTTGTCTGTCCTCAGAAGTACAGTCATCTTCAAATCAAATGAGACACTGAATTTTCACACAGGCCAGAAATTGGATAAGTCATcaataacaatgttttttttaccaacttgGACAATATATaagtcaaagaataaaaacaccaCAACTAACCCTCTTTTAAATGCTTTCCTGACTTTTACAAGGtgttcaataaataagaaaaagcttcttttaatctatatttttaaattctaatatacaatatttgtgtaaaatgttcttgtgtttaatgaaaaaaagactTCTTAATAACCATATCATCATCTTTCTCTCCTCAGCTCGTGGTGAATGCTGCTTTAGGCTTCGACACGTTCGTTGTAATGCGACATGGTCTAAAGAAACCTCCCGTCAGTCAAAGTGTTTCCGCGGCTACAGActcctctacttcctgttcctcTGCTTCCTCGTCATCTTCCACTCCGGCCGGAGCTGCGCCCAGTGTCCCAGGATCCTCTCTGTTCTCCAACATCCCAGGGCACAAGTTGGGCTGCTACTTCTGCAATGATGTTGTTGCTCCAGGAGATGTGAGAAAAGCTCTTAACATCCATACAACCACCTCATGAAACACACCTTCTGCAGCAGTGCAAATGGTGTCTTGGAAAACTGGTCACACGTCTTGCaccttttcacatgttgtcatgtgataaccacaaacatcaatgtatttAGTCAGGGTTTTATGCAATAAACCAACACAGCCAAAGTGGCATATAGGCCAAACAGTATTGCTAATATTGTTTGGCCTACATGCTTCATCCTGAATATGCAAAGACCATCACACAGTATAGTATGTCGATCACAGCAGCATGAACTGGTTGTGGTTTTCTTGGATCACCACCAGGAGAGGTGGTCAGGTTTTATAGGAAGATTACATAATTCCAGGGAAAATCCAGAAGAAAGCCTtttagaagctgcataaagctTAAAACTTGGACGGAAGTTTGTCTTCCAGCAGGACATTAACCCTAAACCAACAGCCAGAGCTCTGGTGAAATGTAGATCAAAGCGTATTCATGTGTTATAAATAACACAATTGCAATCGTTCTGATAACTCCCTGTACTCCAGCAGCAACATACTTAGCagaattatttataattatttattcttaCAACTCTCTATTATAAATCTGCTGGAGTTAGAAAAGACagattgaatatttttaaaccaaaccGATCCACTCCAATTTCAgtgctgattattttttgcagtttctaTATAAGAGTTTCTCTTTGTCCATTTAATTGTCCCCActtgctttaaagaaaaatcacacatttattcCTGACGTTCTGACATAAAGTGGACCTAACTCAGCCtatatatttcagaaaaatcttacattttccATCACCCACATCCTTCTTTTGTCCTCTGACAGCCTTTGCTTTCacccttttgtctttttttttaccctctcaCATTACCTTTTCACGTGAGTATTGTTTGAGCTGCGTTCATCAGTTATGAAAGGCTAAAGCCATTTTCTAGAAACCTGCTTTATTCTTCTTTGGCTTCTACAAATATCGCCCCTCAGGCACAGATTACAGTAATATTATCATCGGAATTAGAGCCAACGGGCTGCTTTCACTGAAATTTACATGTAGAAGAGTTTCAGTTTTGGGGAATGaatagggaaaaaaattaataatgtaTTGCTGATACAAGTCGCTTTTATTCTTCTGGCTGTTGTTACAAATATCTCATTACAGTGACACCGATCAGCCTTCATAAGGAAATGAAACAAGCCTCTGGACTCTAGCAAGTTTTCCTTTCCATCTATTGCTGATCTACAGCGTTTATAGCACAATTACTACTTGATAAAGTGCAATTTTTGTAGACACTAATGGCTCATCTTTCCATCTATTGATTGGAGAGATGACCCTGCAGTCAATGAGAGGGACAAGCTGATGGTGCTGTTTATAAAAACATGGTTGCATCAATAAAAGCCTACTGAGATGGAAATGCAACTACGCTTGCCAGTGAGTCTCAACAGCTTGTGATCCTGAATTTGCCCTCAGTGCTTTCATTCATAAGCGTCATgcaaagaagatttttttctactCAAAAGCCATTTGGACTGGTGCTTTTATTCTTTACTTTCACTGAATGTGTCaggctttatttaaaatgatcgagttagtgtttttgttctttatgttttgtgaaTAGTCGACCAGGGATCGGACCTTGGATCAGCAGTGCACCGTCAGCAGACCAGGCCTTGCCATGATTGCTGGAGCTTTGGCTGTGGAGCTGATGGTGTCCATCCTACAGCATAGTGAAGGGTACGTGTTCAAGCATTATTCTGAGTGACTGGTCACTCTCGATTctctaatgaaaatatttttgttaaaaaatacccATAGCATCAGCCAGTGCACAAAACAACTGATCAGTAAATTCTAGAATTTAAATGATTGATTATCTCCATTTAATTAATTGTGCATATGACTTTATATGTGTTTTCTGAACTAATAAAACATATCAAATCATAATAGTGTTGGTTTatggatagaaaaaaatatggttAATGCAGttaaagcgctttacactatgCCACATTCACCTACTTGCACTTTCTAATGTGCACGCATTCATACACTGGTACACAGATTGGTATGTGACTTGGGATTAAGTCTTTTTCTCAGGGGCAGATCAACATGTGACAGGGAGAAACTAAACTCCAGCCCAAAATCGTCTGATTGCAAAATGCCAACTCTCTCAACTGAGCTACAGTCGCCCCATGGCAGTTCTCATTTTTAATGCTttgattaaacagaaaaattctCAGAATTTGACTTGATGTTCGTGGTTAGAGCCAATcagttttgtgtgtttcagatTCTTGTGCCCTCGTTTgcataaatcagaaataaatctgctgtGGTTCAGATTTACACTTCAAAGAAGAATAAACATTGGCTCATAATCTTCATCaggttacatttatttttgagttatttgattttgtttaagGCTTTTGGTAAATATCTCTCAATTCTTTGTAAATCAAGTGTtcaatatgtttatgttttttatggtttttgtctTATATTAAAGTATGACCTGCTGTTAACATATATACAGTGATGTATATATGAAATAGTTTATGCTCCAGCTTTGTGATACAGAAAATCTACAGCATCCAAAGCTTCTCCTCAGTAAGCCATTAAACCTGCTTTGTAGTGCAGGTCCCTGATGTCCTGATATTCTGTCATCAAGCAGCCGATCACCCTCTAACTGAACTGTCCTTTGGGAAGCTCCCAGATGGCTactcttgtttttattcatgaagCAAATCAGTAATTTCACTTGAGGGTTTGCATCCCATTCCTCCCATTTGAGGgattcatttttcttcaaatagtGCTCCATCTTCTCACTAAGCACCATAATACAGAGAAATAACAGTCTGTACTTTTGCTTCTAATATCCTTTATGTGAAGTGAATGATGCACTTTTCAAGGAATTGTACAGATTACTGCCTTAATAAGCAGCCCTTAGCACCAGTAGCCGTTTGAATTTGCAGTGAACTTTGATCACGTTGTCTTATTGATGGAGGAGCGCTACAGCTGATGTTTTACGGTGCTGCAGGCATTTGTGTCACtactgttttagtttttttccccccttttgacACCAAGGTTCAGTGAACTCTTAAGTTCTCTTTGTGATCTGTGGTCGCTTGATATTTTCTGCACCTAGTTCATCCTTTTTTCAAAACGTTGAAGGAGATGTTTTCCTGCCTATTGAGTGTGTAGTCATGTGCACCGGTGTGTCTCTGTAAAATAATAGAGTTGTgcaagtgtgtgtttgtactAAAGAGGTCTGAATCTACTAAATCTACTTCTTTTAAGTTGGCACTCAATGCAtgttctttttgttgctttttaaccCACTCATATTGTACTTTTATCCCCAGAAGTCCCCAATAGCGCATATTTATTTCTCAGTTCCGAGACACACATAATTGGCACGTAGGTATTCAAGCAGTTTGACAGACATTGACTTTGTAAAACCACTGTCAACTCAgtgtgaaatgtgaaatgttgaTAATTGTTCACATGAAGAAAAGTTTTTTCAAACTGGTTAGGTTTACTTGTAGTCATGGAGCTCATACAAAAGCTCAAGTGTTCCTTCTGTCTGCATTTGAGATCTGAAAGCACAAATGAGCTCAGTGTCTTTTTGTATTCATGCCAAGTTTGAATTACATGTTTCTTTGTATTTGGCCAACATCTCAAAACTGTAAAAAGCTACAATGGAAAAGCATGTTGGGCTGAACAAGGAACACCCATACAGttaaaaccagatgtttacatacattgACTGAAAAGGAACATAACCTTACTTTTAGAgtgtttttcttgcatttttcaaagtaaacatACAGTTTATATAGTACCggtagatttttcttttagtccACACAATGCTCTTCTTTTATGATCCCTTCTATTTTGTAAAGTACACCAGTCCctatcaaagcaaaaaaaaatcacaaaatgagtTTGCCGTTCCATACTTCACAGCTCCTTCTCCGCGGGCGTGGCTTGTTTCTTCCCCAATCAGCCTGGCCAGATTTGTCTATATTTGGAGATACTGGGTGGTTTTTAGAACCCCCTTTAGGGTGGTACAAGTCAAACTCTGGGTATTGCTCACAAGTCATATGATTGTCAGCAGATAGCATTGTTGATTTACTTCAACAGCAACATCTTTATATCTGCAACTAGACCATAAGTGTtggtttttatcagttttgGTGGAAGAATGCATACATAGTCTACTGGACAGGCAAACCCACAATGAACAAATAGACTAAGagattttaaagaaactgattgcCCAACAGTACATGCGTAAAATAAGATCACCAGAGCATCGCCCGCTGCTCTTTGCACATTCACGACACTCAGACGCTTCCCCTCTTCCCCCACATTGTTCCTGCCTACGTTCACGCCCACTTAAGTGAGGAACACAACGCCAATAGAAACACACCCATCTTGGCTAGAACCGGGCCGATATTAACCGATATTAACCGGCTAGAGACTTGACAATGGAGAAGGGACTCTGAGATGATGTTCTTAGACTTCTAAGCTTCAAGCCCTTCAAGTTTACTTTCATCAGAATATAaggacatgtctccaaaaatgTATCTCTTTTTACTTCAGTGCATTTTGAAATTGTAATCAAGCTTTCTTTCTATGTTGCTTTCTGAGTAAAAGCTTCTTCCTTGCTGAGTGGGCTTCCAGTGCAAgttttttgtcactttgcaGAGTGACACTCTTTTAACACCATCTGACAGCATCTTGACAATCTGTTTTGCTTGTGTTCTGGATTTTGATTTGCACAACTTGAAATTTCACCTAAAGATCAACCAGTCTTGTGGAGGTTCACAGTTCTCCTCCTGAGTTCTCGCTGATTTATAATGTTACACAACGAAGcagtgtgtttgtggtgttgCCTGATACAGCCATGAGTGGGCCTCCATTTAACTAAAATTCTGTGAATTAACCAATCAAATACTTACAGAGTAATGGTGTCGTCATCTGAGACTTACCAAATTTTTATAAAGTTAACTTAGTGTATATAAATTTCTGATTGATGCATTATACAGTGCACCCTACTTGCAGCTTGTAGCTCATCTTCATGGACAACTGGCACATAGAGGTTTGCTTTGCCTTTTCAAAAGTTCAGTGTTATTTAGAGGtttgtaaatatgaaaacaaaaatgtttggtcACTGGATATGactttctttgtaaaaaaattaaaaaaaacataaacctgAAAGTAGTTGTTTGAAATTTGTCTCAAAGATCTGTCACaaatattactgtttttaatttatttctttgaaatCCCCTCACTTATTGTATTGCTTTACTTTTGGACtgtcattaaaatatttgaagttgaatttgaatggatgttacgtccacaaagggcacaacatatttgaggacacgaagacaaaaatgagtattcaaaagtaatttttatttcaactctcTCGACCTTTTTCTTTAAGAtgagcttcttttgatttttctgtgaagaaaaagagagaattaaatcctcggttccccgtgtcccaaaaaaaagaaaacaaaaatcccaaagtataaacagaatgttggacctgatgagccgatcaaaaagaacaaaacggtacagcagggggccaaccctatacagggccgtcgaagcccctgctagtaccggactacaagaaaaaagaaactactgctAAAGACAAATcgaaaacaggacaaccggtcccaccaggtcaaaaatcacaacaaaaaaaaacatcaaccaaacaaacggctaacaaaaactaccgtgtggcaggctggagacgtgcGCACCACTTCAGAACGCATCCTGGGTGTTTGTTGGGAGGGCGTCGCCTTTACCTGGCGCAACCCAGCCTATTtataggcggtccaacaaaGTCACAAATTAACGGACCAAATTGCAAGAAAGAATTATCAAAACTccaaagtatattaaacaacaacaacaaaaatcatacaactaacttctatacaaaatgatccaagtgaaaaaaaatagacagaaataaatacaatgtgctGAAGCACATAACAATGGATTAAACTCACAATTTAGGCAATGGTTTTGTGAATTCAACAATGCATTCAGGATGCttctatatttttataattttctttcacagcCATTTTAGTTTCTGAGCTCAATGATTTTCTGTTATTCAGAGCttattgtgtgttttaaagttttatttcagggAATGTTTAAGATTTATGAAAACACATAAATTTACTGAGggtgttttctatttttagggGCTACGCAGTGGCCAGCAGCAGTGACGACAGAATGAACGAACCTCCCACGTCTCTTGGTCTTGTGCCTCATCAGGTTAGAGACACACAAACCCACTCACACTCATCCACTTTATTACGAGGACGAGAGAACTCTGCTTTGAACAGGATGGATACATGTATAAAATCCTTGATTAGACAGGATATAAAAGAggaataatataataaaataatcttttatgtGTCCATGTGTGGGTAAATCCAGCAGCAAAGTGGCATGCAAATGGAAACCACAAAGATGCACAGAAATAATaattccccctttcctgtcagcctactttcatataagggacactagagcccacaaaagaccctcctggagggaaaaaaaacaataatgacaCAAACTTTTTGTTCTTGATTATAAAATCAATGAAGTTAGGCAATATATTTCAAAGTCATATTAATCTGTATACGACTTTGAAATACAGTTTCAAAcagctgaataaatgaatatgaaatAGGCACACCTGATATGTATGTGTATAGATGTTGTTGAAGAAGccaaaaatactcaataaaaaatgtaaacagacttcattttataaataatttatatgtTTGAATTTTTGACCTGTATGAATGACATGCAAATATCAGTATGTTTAAAATAAGAAGTAATTATCTTATgttatgttttcaaatgaagaaGCTTTAATCTCCACTGAATGAAGTGAGAGACTGAATGGTGGTGAAACATGCTCTGTTCAGTTGAAACAGCATATTTCTCTTAATATAACATCTTAATTAAAGCAACATGTTTCAGTGTGGTACTCATTAGCACATTCACATTTGTCGGCCctcattatattttaacatctttCGTTCCTCACAATGGACACGACTTTATGTTGGGTCATTTCAATGGTTagttaaaatgttataaatagaAAGATCAAACACAACTCAAAATCGTTAATGAGCTGACTCCTCGTGCCTCAAAGCCATAATGATTAAGACGTGGAAGCCTGTTTACTGACAGTGAAAGACATTTTACTATGATGTACAGCCTTCGGCACCTTATCTAAAGCTACTTAGGCTTCGCGCCGCAGGGAACAGAACCTTTTCTCACTCTGCTCCCCAACTCTGAAACCTTCAGACATTCACAAAATTTACTCTCCCTACTTTCAAATCACAACTGAAAGCTCATCTGTTCCCATTAGGCTTTTTTTGTAAGCtcttgctttgtttcctttttttctataaaattgtttttcagtaTATTcatgaatagattttttttgtcttgtaacGTGTCCTTTTGTGTcctgaaatgtgcaaaaaaaaccagagcattatttttattaacattacttgatttttaatgaaaatcttAAGTATCTGTCAATGTGACCAATTAAAGTTAGATCATGGTTAAAAAATTTACTAAATTCAAGTGAGACTTGATAAAATATGCTATTTCCCATGCCTAGTATTCTttccagaataaataaaatgtattagttAACCAAATGTTGCATCCTGACTGTGATTCAGTATTTTATGTAACTGTACTGTAAAATGAGCCCAAACCATCACACCTTCACTGCCAAATTTGAAGACATGAGTCTTTGTGCTCATGTcttcaaattgttttcaaaaatgtcacagaactcattttgtcttgtcttattttatttttatttttatttttttcaaatgtgcaaTGTTATACTGTAAGTCTGAATGATACTGTTCTTTTAGGAGAGAAAAGCCTTTCCAATGGCAGCCTTGATATATTGGCAATAATTGAACGTCACCATTTACAATCACTAATATCTAAAGAGCATAAGTAAGGATTTAATATACATCTCTATCCAGTTTTCAAGAGTTCCTGCAGGCTGAGGTTTATTTGAACTCAGTCTGTCCTTCAAATGGTTATCTTGGGTCTCTTAGTCAGTCAGGAGAGGATTTCGAAGTAGAAACTACTTATAAACTTGGTTTGTATGATTTGTCAAGTCTTTGCTTCAACCTTGGCTctaatacaaacatttttccctctttctaGCACTAGAGTGTCGATATTGATTTAGTTTCATACATACTGATGACTGTTGAGGTGGCGCTATTAATGAACAGAGCCAAACGAGATTGAAGATCAAGGGAAGGACATTTAGAGTGACTGTGCTTGTCAgaatatacacacacatgctcTTCTTTCCCTTCGGTCTGTTCAGATATGCTATAAACTTGGTGGcttgtattttgtgtttccaGTGTTAAAACTCAACATGAGTTAAATacacaatattttatattgGCGCTTATCagatagtttttatttcatatttagtcTTAAAAACGATACATAGTTAAACAAAGCAAACTAGTAGCTCTCTTATTATTTAGAAGGAGCCTAAAAATTGGCTGAAATCATAATTAAATACTCAATGCTGAGCCACTAAATAAGGAGATTGGATGATTTGGTGCCAACCAAACTATGTTCTTGGCTAACTGAGTGCTGCGTCTCACCAACTCCATTtgtatcatcatcattattcatcatCCTGGGAATATGAATCCCTGCCATTTGCTTTGACACCTTTGGTGCTCAGGGTTTTTCTGCCAAATAACCCAAAGGAAAGTGGCTTGCAAATGCgactgtgtatgtgtgtgcaga encodes:
- the LOC116710095 gene encoding ubiquitin-like modifier-activating enzyme ATG7 — encoded protein: MSIPMPGHPVNFSQATLSQAQKDVVQLEKLISEHDVVFLLMDTRESRWLPTVIAASKRKLVVNAALGFDTFVVMRHGLKKPPVSQSVSAATDSSTSCSSASSSSSTPAGAAPSVPGSSLFSNIPGHKLGCYFCNDVVAPGDSTRDRTLDQQCTVSRPGLAMIAGALAVELMVSILQHSEGGYAVASSSDDRMNEPPTSLGLVPHQIRGFLSRFDNVLPASLAFDKCTACSPVVLDHYEREGFSFLSKVFNSSHSFLEDLTGLTLLHQETQAAEIWDMSDDESI